The DNA window TTGATGCACAACTTGACTGGCTATGCTATCTGCTACTGAAACAAGTGTAGGCCATAGAGTTATATTGGGGAGGggggagcgagcgagcgagagagagagagagagagagagagagagagagagagagagagagagagagagagagagagagagagagagagagagagagagagagagagagagagagagagagagtaaaaTCCCGTGTTTGGTAATGGCTCAGCGTTGCTCATTGAGTCAAAGGTTAAGGGACTAGCAAAGTTACTTGCAAGTTGAGGGAGTGTGGATGAGGCAATAGTGCAATAAACGGTGCCATAGAGGACTAGCGGTGCAATTTTCTTCATCCTCCACTAACCATACGTACTGTCATAACTTGAGGTGGAGTACATTCTAAGTTGTGGACAAATTCAGTTTAAAAGGACTAGAGGTCCATGTGAGTATACCATAACATCACAAACTAAATTCCACAAAGCACAAACCCATTTGACGTGGCATGTGTAAAGATAAACACAAACTACCTTATTTTCTCATGTATTAAGAAAGTTCCAACAAAAAGCACTTATGCCAAGACcaccctccgttccaaaatgtagGTCGCTTTGGCATTTTTAGATTTGTAGTATTTGCTATGTACCTAAATATAATGTATGTCTAGGTGCATAGTAAAACCTATGAATCTAGAAAGTCAAAACGACCTATATTTGGAAACGGAGGCAGTAGCTAGCATTATCATGCCAACACACATACATAGTACATAGTTCCAAATAAAATGAATCAGCAAAGGTTGTAATCGGATCGATGTCGTATCATCTACGCTTATCCGGATTAGAATATGTCTACGTAATTCCAAAACCTTGCTTGTGCTACTTTCTCCTATGTGTATAAATAGGCCCCAAATGAAATGTTAGTCCATCATTCATATAGCTAAGACCACTCAGCATCTTAGACAGTGAAATCACATTAGCAACAATGGCAGCCAAAACAATTGTCCTCTTTGCTCTCCTTGCTCTCTCAGTGAGCACCACTACCGCAGTTGTTTTTCCACCATACTATTCACCACTGAGTGCCATTGCCGCAATCAATACTCCGTTATACTTCCCACACCCATTCGCAGTGGGATCGGCAAACCCATGGGCACGGTACTACGCACAGCAAGAAGCGCTAACTGCAAGTATCGCAGCCTCATCGGTTGGGATCGTGCAACAACCATGGGCTACCTCACATCAGCACTACCAGGCGCATCAGGCAGTACAGAGCATCATAGcactgcagcagcaacagcagctaCTGCGTTATGTGGCGAGCCCTGCCACCTACTTGCAACAACAATTTCTTCCATTTGAATTGAACCAACTAGCTGTGGCCAACCCAGCCACGTACTGGCAACAGCAGCAGGTGCTACGAAACGTATTCAACCAATTTGCCGTGGCAAACCCTGCTGCAGCCTACGCGCAGACACAACAGCTGCCACCAAATGTGTTCCACCAGTTTGCCACGGTTAACCCTGTTGCCTACTTACAACTACAGCAAGTGGTGCCAGACGTGTTTAGCCAAGTGGCCCTAGCGAACCCAGCTGCGTACTGGCAACAACCCTTCATTGGTGGTGGAATTTACTAAATGAGTAAATTATGAGCTGTACTCTATAAAGTAATAATAAAGTTTACAGTCGAGTGCCTGTGACTCATCAGAAATAAGCAAGGTATTACATAAAGTATTCTCCTTGCATTATATATTCAGAACTATTTTATAATGCTTTGCGTTGTAAAATTAAGAACCTGAGACGCTAGTTGAACTACAAACTTGAGCCTCCGTGCGTTATCCATGGTGTCCACCAGTAACATCGTGCCGTTTTCGTAAGCCAAATAAACAATTCTTACAGAACAAAAATATTAGGATAGTGGCTTGGACACAATCTAATAAGACCAATTCAATTTCATTAACAAGTTCTTATTGGCATGCCGTAACGAGCGAATAGTCCATTTCAACATCAACAAAGCGGGACCTGGCGTTGATCCTTCTAGGAAGAGTAAGGACATGCACATTGAGGTGCTTTACTTCACCTTTGACATGTTTAGGCTCCTAGCCAACAGTTGCTACAACTTGGACTCCTCTTTTTCAATCTCTCTGCAAGTTAAATATTTAAAATTGCTTTTCTTGTATAGCTATGTATGTTGTGTATATCTGAATGTTGTCACCTTTCCACCTTGGTCAGTTACATAGTCTTTAATATAGGCTTACTGCTCACTGTTACATCGCATATTCAGTAAACTCGCTTTCATTATCATACCCGATTACACGTTATGAAGCTTTATATAGGATAACTGATTTGAGGAAATAACTGGCTGTGAAACTTCATGAGGCGTAAATAGATAAGTAAGCCTTCCCATAAGAATATACTATTTACGTATGTGATATATTTTATGGCCACACTACAAGACTAATAATTTCATCATCATCCAAAAAAATAATTATGTTTATAAAGAAGATGATGCGGGCTGCAGGCAAAGCTGTCCACAACATTTTCTGATGCGATAAGATAAATCGAATTGAAGAAATATGCTATGTAATGCTTCCGAAGTGAAGAAATTGGGACACATCAAGTGACTCTTCATGTCTTCATAATTGTGGATTAACGTGGCATAGATTCTGGTTGTGTCCCTAAATCCTTGATGATAGCTGATAGCATATGTTTCATGACTTTCGAGACCGATTTATTCATAGAGAAAACAATATTACGACACAATTTGTATATGCcagaggatttctccagccgggtggcggagtgcacccgcctaatcctagtttaggactAGTTTGGGGGAAGTCTAGGAATGATTGATctagaggcgtatgaacacagaaagcacacaagggtttagagtggttcaggccgccgaagCGTAAAACTCTACGTCCACCGTGAGATATATTGCTTGTTTTGGTGAGGAACAACTATCCCTCAGTGAGTGTCAACTTCCTTGTGTGAGTGAACTCTTCTGAGAGTCTGTGAAACTAGTGGTGTGTGTGTGTCTAAGCTTGAGAGAGCACCTGAGAGAGCTTGTATTCTAACGTGtgtgctctcccttttataggctcaaggggagcgcatacactgagcggggtcccgacaggtggacccggagatatattaaataatgtacacattggagccttaaatgctacagattcggaaatcttcctcttcggcCCCGCACGTATCCTCcaccagggtatggtcatgtgccgtctCGCTTGCACAAGGTCTGCTGCCAGTGACATGCGTAGTggagacgtgctgtcactgtagAGTCAGTTCCCGCGGACAGGCGAAGAggctatgttgacctgccgtgctctagcctttgcgcactgtaCCAGTGCACGCCGTGGccttcctgcagcaggtcataataactctTCGCTCACGCGCACGGCgttgtgatgtgactacacgccccTCGCCCGCGCACGCGGTGCGGTGATGCaacgcgccgcctcggtaactggcgggcttaccgtggtgtcagcatacctgcccaacgtgtcagtgggcagcccatgccctgtctcgggcacgcgcaccccaaccacccgcatttaatgcggtagttggatTGCCTTCTCGtagaaggctggctgccaccggacacgtggcggtgctggtttatcggccgcttcctcaggggcacgcGGCGGCACCGAACCTCCTCCCcggtgggaagggaggtccgggcccccctggctggcccaggcgcttaggccccctgggggtccggcttccataCGTAGGGGCCCAAGATCACCCCGCGGTGGTTCGGGCCCGCGGTAGCCGTTTCTAAGCACCTTATCCTCCCGgacacgtggaggcgccggacctgctagagcgtgggggaaggtccggagaccgtgccccCAGTTGTCAGGCCTAGGCCGTACACCCTGTCGCCCAAAGgtttagtgcgaggttacggataacctcgcgcccctcgggctggacacatagtaggaggtacccctgtctgtatgtaccgacagtatAGTTGTGATGTTGAGAATTGATGCACAACGTGACTGGCTCTGCTATCTGCTACTAAGACAAGTGTAGGCCATAGAGTTATATTGGGGagagggggggagagagagagagaggaaaatcTCGTGTTTGGTAATAGCTCAGCGCTCATTGAGTTAATGTTTAAGGACTAGCAAAGTTACTTGCAAGTTGAGGGAGTGTGGATGAGGCAATAGTGCAATAGACGGTGCCATAGTGGACTTGCGGTGCAATTATCTCCATCCTCCACTAACCATATGTACTTTCATAACTTGAGGTGGAGTACATTCTAAGACGTGGACAAATTCAGTTTAGAAGGACCAGATGTCCATGTGAGTATACCATAACATCACAAACTCATTTCCACGATGCACAAACCCATTTGACGTGGCATGTGTAAAGATAAACACAAACTACCTTATTTTCTCATGTATTAAGAAAGTTCCAACAA is part of the Panicum hallii strain FIL2 chromosome 2, PHallii_v3.1, whole genome shotgun sequence genome and encodes:
- the LOC112881058 gene encoding zein-alpha PMS1-like, which gives rise to MGTHYQAHQAVQSIIALQQQQQLLRYVASPATYLQQQFLPFELNQLAVANPATYWQQQQVLRNVFNQFAVANPAAAYAQTQQLPPNVFHQFATVNPVAYLQLQQVVPDVFSQVALANPAAYWQQPFIGGGIY